In a single window of the Bacteroidota bacterium genome:
- a CDS encoding DUF3299 domain-containing protein — protein sequence MPLFSSILQPVGYALALAALFFAAWFTGVGPGWASETAQGSATATGRVVNGGWDAPLLQPDDPTWQLLMQADFQQTETPEGVRWLPTFPPEVEELDGTVVRLSGYMIPLGLEEEQTDFLISAFPGDGCFFHLPGGPNSVIEVKAERGVGFTYDTIPVEGRLELLRDDPYGLFYRMTEARQVK from the coding sequence ATGCCTCTCTTCTCCTCGATCCTACAGCCGGTCGGCTACGCGCTGGCGCTGGCCGCTCTCTTCTTTGCCGCGTGGTTCACCGGCGTCGGGCCGGGCTGGGCCAGCGAAACCGCACAGGGGTCCGCGACGGCGACGGGCCGCGTCGTCAACGGGGGATGGGACGCCCCGCTTCTCCAGCCGGACGACCCGACCTGGCAACTGCTGATGCAGGCGGACTTCCAGCAGACCGAGACGCCCGAGGGGGTGCGTTGGCTGCCGACGTTTCCCCCGGAGGTCGAGGAACTCGACGGGACCGTCGTCCGCCTCAGCGGCTACATGATCCCGCTTGGGCTGGAGGAGGAGCAGACCGACTTCCTCATCAGCGCCTTCCCCGGCGACGGGTGCTTCTTCCACCTCCCCGGCGGGCCGAACTCGGTCATCGAGGTCAAGGCCGAGCGCGGGGTGGGGTTCACCTACGACACGATCCCCGTCGAGGGCCGCCTGGAGCTGCTCCGCGATGACCCCTACGGCCTGTTCTACCGCATGACCGAGGCGAGGCAGGTGAAGTGA
- a CDS encoding FAD/NAD(P)-binding protein — protein sequence MLDWLIVGGGVHGTHLSHVLTGRLGWPRDRVRVLDPHATPLARWNGMTANVGMDFMRSSLVHHLDLDPYALKRFAKTPDGQPAARFARPYNRPAYALFQHHARCVVRQHRLGGLRVRGRARGLQRAGGGWLVETKAGTLEARRVLLALGLSEQPCWPDWARALRAAGGPVHHLFDETFQREALPGWRHAVVVGGGISAVQVALALADRQPGSVTLLARHEARVHHLDSDPGWMGPKRLATFSRQPCSVQRRSTIDRARHRGSVPPAVQRRLGYAVAEGRLAHRIAEVADAETGPAGLVRLRLGAPPGALAADLVVLATGFEAQRPGGPWLDAAVEALGLRCSVCGYPVTDAALRWADGLYVTGPLAELALGPVARNIVGARLAAERLAHAA from the coding sequence ATGCTTGACTGGCTCATCGTCGGCGGGGGCGTCCACGGCACGCACCTCTCGCACGTACTCACCGGCCGCCTCGGCTGGCCGCGCGACCGGGTGCGCGTGCTCGACCCCCACGCCACGCCCCTGGCGCGGTGGAACGGGATGACGGCGAACGTGGGCATGGACTTCATGCGGTCGTCGCTCGTCCACCACCTCGACCTCGACCCGTACGCGCTCAAGCGGTTCGCGAAGACGCCGGACGGACAGCCGGCGGCCCGGTTCGCCCGGCCCTACAACCGTCCGGCGTACGCGCTCTTCCAGCACCACGCGCGGTGCGTGGTCCGGCAGCACAGGCTCGGCGGGCTCCGCGTGCGGGGGCGCGCACGCGGGCTCCAGCGTGCGGGGGGCGGCTGGCTGGTGGAGACGAAGGCCGGCACGCTGGAGGCGCGGCGGGTGCTGCTCGCGCTCGGGCTGAGCGAGCAGCCGTGCTGGCCGGACTGGGCGCGGGCGCTGCGCGCCGCGGGCGGCCCCGTGCATCACCTTTTCGATGAGACCTTCCAGCGCGAGGCGCTGCCTGGATGGCGACATGCCGTTGTAGTGGGAGGCGGCATTTCGGCCGTTCAGGTGGCTCTCGCGTTGGCAGATCGGCAGCCCGGCTCGGTCACGCTCCTGGCCCGGCACGAGGCCCGCGTCCACCACCTCGACAGCGACCCAGGGTGGATGGGGCCGAAGCGCCTCGCGACCTTTTCTCGGCAGCCGTGCTCGGTGCAGCGCCGCTCCACCATCGACCGCGCCCGGCACCGCGGCTCGGTGCCGCCGGCTGTGCAGCGCCGCCTCGGCTACGCCGTCGCCGAGGGTCGGCTGGCGCACCGCATCGCCGAGGTGGCCGACGCCGAGACCGGGCCGGCGGGCCTCGTGCGGCTCCGCCTCGGTGCGCCGCCGGGTGCGCTCGCCGCCGATCTCGTTGTGCTCGCGACGGGCTTCGAGGCGCAGCGTCCGGGCGGGCCGTGGCTGGACGCCGCTGTGGAAGCGCTCGGGCTTCGGTGCAGCGTCTGCGGCTACCCCGTCACCGACGCCGCACTCCGCTGGGCCGACGGCCTCTACGTCACCGGCCCGCTCGCCGAACTCGCGCTCGGCCCCGTCGCCCGCAACATCGTCGGCGCGCGCCTCGCCGCCGAACGCCTCGCCCACGCCGCCTGA
- a CDS encoding FtsX-like permease family protein: MNLVKLSASYLRQRPLSSVLNVLILALGIATIIVLLIVSDRVEQNLVRNAQGIDLVVGAKGSPLQLILSSVYHIDAPTGNIPLAEAEAIMADRAVAEAMPLALGDSYRGFRVVGATPAYADHYGGEVERGALWSGTMGATLGAAVAGETGLDVGDTFQSAHGLGAGGETHDEHPIEVVGVFAETGTILDRLILTSIETVWDVHGAHGHDHDGEHAHDEGHDEGHDGEHAHDDEAEHAHDEEHGHDEEHAHDEDHAHDDEHAHEDEPAEVRAASPPAGTVPGPPGPTGFAGQTPEAPAQEYTAVLIRYASPLAALSFPRYVNTQTDLQAAAPAFETARLFDLLGVGFGAVRAFGLVLIFVAVLSVFVALLNALKDRRYDLAMMRTLGASRRKLMAHVLLEGLLLAGLGTLLGLVLGHLAAAGLGGAVERAQGLDLGGFAFVPGEFLVVALALAAGVVAALVPAYQAYRTDIARTLARG, from the coding sequence ATGAACCTCGTCAAGCTCAGCGCCTCCTACCTCCGCCAGCGCCCGCTCAGCAGCGTGCTGAACGTGCTCATCCTCGCGCTCGGCATCGCGACCATCATCGTGCTCCTGATCGTGAGCGACCGCGTCGAGCAAAACCTGGTGCGCAACGCCCAGGGGATCGACCTCGTGGTCGGTGCGAAGGGAAGCCCGCTCCAGCTCATCCTCTCGTCGGTCTACCACATCGACGCCCCGACGGGCAACATCCCGCTCGCCGAAGCCGAAGCCATCATGGCGGACCGGGCCGTCGCCGAGGCGATGCCGCTCGCCCTCGGCGACTCCTACCGGGGGTTCCGCGTCGTCGGCGCGACGCCGGCCTACGCCGATCACTACGGGGGCGAGGTCGAGCGCGGGGCGCTGTGGTCGGGCACGATGGGCGCTACGCTCGGCGCGGCCGTGGCGGGCGAGACCGGGCTCGACGTGGGCGACACGTTCCAGAGCGCCCACGGCCTCGGGGCCGGCGGCGAGACGCACGACGAGCACCCCATCGAGGTCGTCGGCGTGTTCGCCGAGACCGGCACCATCCTGGACCGGCTCATCCTGACGAGCATCGAGACGGTGTGGGACGTGCACGGTGCCCACGGTCACGACCACGACGGGGAGCACGCTCACGACGAAGGTCACGACGAAGGTCACGACGGCGAACACGCCCATGACGACGAGGCGGAGCACGCCCACGACGAGGAGCATGGGCACGACGAGGAGCACGCCCACGACGAGGATCATGCGCACGATGATGAACATGCGCACGAAGACGAACCCGCCGAAGTCCGGGCCGCCTCACCTCCGGCCGGCACCGTGCCCGGACCGCCGGGCCCGACCGGCTTCGCTGGGCAGACCCCGGAGGCCCCGGCCCAGGAGTACACCGCCGTCCTGATCCGCTACGCCTCGCCGCTGGCGGCCCTCTCGTTCCCGCGCTACGTCAACACGCAGACCGACCTCCAGGCCGCCGCCCCGGCGTTCGAGACCGCGCGCCTGTTCGACCTCCTCGGCGTCGGCTTCGGCGCGGTCCGGGCCTTCGGGCTCGTACTCATCTTCGTGGCCGTGCTGAGCGTCTTCGTGGCGCTCCTGAACGCGCTCAAAGACCGGCGCTACGACCTGGCGATGATGCGAACGCTGGGGGCGTCGCGGCGTAAGCTGATGGCGCACGTCCTGCTCGAAGGCCTACTGCTGGCCGGCCTCGGGACGCTGCTGGGCCTCGTGCTCGGCCACCTCGCGGCGGCGGGCCTGGGCGGAGCCGTCGAGCGCGCGCAGGGCCTCGACCTGGGCGGCTTCGCCTTCGTTCCCGGCGAGTTCCTCGTCGTCGCGCTCGCGCTCGCGGCCGGCGTCGTGGCGGCGCTCGTGCCGGCCTACCAGGCCTACCGCACCGACATCGCCCGCACCCTGGCGCGGGGCTGA